A part of Miscanthus floridulus cultivar M001 chromosome 6, ASM1932011v1, whole genome shotgun sequence genomic DNA contains:
- the LOC136456749 gene encoding uncharacterized protein isoform X1, translating into MARIPSLKSLNAFPHAEEHLLKKTYSGAVVTILGLLIMITLFVHELQFYLTTYKVHQMSVDLKRGETLPIHINMSFPSLPCEVLSVDAIDMSGKHEVDLHTNIWKLRLDKYGHIIGTEYLSDLVEKEHDHDHGQEHHDEQKKHEQTFNEEAEKMIKSVKQALGNGEGCRVYGMLDVQRVAGNFHISVHGLNVFVAEKIFEGSSHVNVSHVIHELSFGPKYPGIDNPLDETSRILHDTSGTFKYYIKVVPTEYKYLSKKVLPTNQFSVTEYFLPIRPTDRAWPAVYFLYDLSPITVTIKEERRNFLHFITRLCAVLGGTFAMTGMLDRWMYRLIESVTNSKTRSVLR; encoded by the exons ATGGCGAGGATACCGTCTCTGAAGAGCCTCAATGCGTTTCCACATGCGGAGGAGCACTTGTTGAAGAAGACTTACTCTGGCGCTGTTG TGACAATTCTTGGGCTACTTATAATGATCACACTGTTCGTGCATGAGCTGCAGTTTTATCTTACCACCTACAAAGTGCATCAG ATGTCTGTAGATCTAAAACGAGGAGAAACTCTGCCAATTCATATCAATATGTCATTTCCTTCTTTGCCATGTGAAG TATTGAGTGTGGATGCAATTGACATGTCTGGGAAACATGAAGTTGATTTGCATACAAATATTTGGAAG CTTCGCTTGGATAAGTATGGCCATATCATCGGTACAGAGTACTTGTCTGACCTAGTTGAAAAGGAGCATGATCATG ACCATGGGCAAGAGCATCACGATGAACAAAAAAAGCATGAACAAACCTTCAACGAAGAAGCAGAGAAAATGATCAAGAGTGTCAAACAAGCACTGGGAAATGGTGAAGGGTGTCGA GTCTATGGGATGTTGGATGTGCAGAGGGTGGCTGGTAACTTCCATATCTCAGTGCATGGTTTGAACGTCTTTGTTGCTGAAAAG ATTTTTGAAGGGTCAAGCCATGTGAACGTCAGTCATGTTATCCACGAGCTGTCATTTGGCCCAAAGTATCCAGGAATTGATAACCCACTGGATGAAACTTCAAGGATACTTCATGACACAAGTGGAACCTTCAAATACTATATCAAG GTTGTTCCGACTGAGTACAAATATCTATCAAAGAAAGTATTGCCAACAAATCAGTTTTCTGTCACGGAGTATTTTCTTCCCATTCGCCCAACAGACAGGGCCTGGCCAG CGGTTTACTTCCTGTATGATCTCTCACCAATTACTGTCACCATCAAAGAGGAAAGAAGGAACTTCCTTCATTTTATAACTCGTCTATGTGCAGTTCTTGGTGGCACATTTGCCATGACAG GAATGCTTGACCGATGGATGTACCGGCTTATCGAGTCAGTCACCAACTCAAAGACCAGAAGTGTACTGCGGTGA
- the LOC136456749 gene encoding uncharacterized protein isoform X2, which translates to MARIPSLKSLNAFPHAEEHLLKKTYSGAVVTILGLLIMITLFVHELQFYLTTYKVHQMSVDLKRGETLPIHINMSFPSLPCEVLSVDAIDMSGKHEVDLHTNIWKLRLDKYGHIIGTEYLSDLVEKEHDHGQEHHDEQKKHEQTFNEEAEKMIKSVKQALGNGEGCRVYGMLDVQRVAGNFHISVHGLNVFVAEKIFEGSSHVNVSHVIHELSFGPKYPGIDNPLDETSRILHDTSGTFKYYIKVVPTEYKYLSKKVLPTNQFSVTEYFLPIRPTDRAWPAVYFLYDLSPITVTIKEERRNFLHFITRLCAVLGGTFAMTGMLDRWMYRLIESVTNSKTRSVLR; encoded by the exons ATGGCGAGGATACCGTCTCTGAAGAGCCTCAATGCGTTTCCACATGCGGAGGAGCACTTGTTGAAGAAGACTTACTCTGGCGCTGTTG TGACAATTCTTGGGCTACTTATAATGATCACACTGTTCGTGCATGAGCTGCAGTTTTATCTTACCACCTACAAAGTGCATCAG ATGTCTGTAGATCTAAAACGAGGAGAAACTCTGCCAATTCATATCAATATGTCATTTCCTTCTTTGCCATGTGAAG TATTGAGTGTGGATGCAATTGACATGTCTGGGAAACATGAAGTTGATTTGCATACAAATATTTGGAAG CTTCGCTTGGATAAGTATGGCCATATCATCGGTACAGAGTACTTGTCTGACCTAGTTGAAAAGGAGCATGATCATGG GCAAGAGCATCACGATGAACAAAAAAAGCATGAACAAACCTTCAACGAAGAAGCAGAGAAAATGATCAAGAGTGTCAAACAAGCACTGGGAAATGGTGAAGGGTGTCGA GTCTATGGGATGTTGGATGTGCAGAGGGTGGCTGGTAACTTCCATATCTCAGTGCATGGTTTGAACGTCTTTGTTGCTGAAAAG ATTTTTGAAGGGTCAAGCCATGTGAACGTCAGTCATGTTATCCACGAGCTGTCATTTGGCCCAAAGTATCCAGGAATTGATAACCCACTGGATGAAACTTCAAGGATACTTCATGACACAAGTGGAACCTTCAAATACTATATCAAG GTTGTTCCGACTGAGTACAAATATCTATCAAAGAAAGTATTGCCAACAAATCAGTTTTCTGTCACGGAGTATTTTCTTCCCATTCGCCCAACAGACAGGGCCTGGCCAG CGGTTTACTTCCTGTATGATCTCTCACCAATTACTGTCACCATCAAAGAGGAAAGAAGGAACTTCCTTCATTTTATAACTCGTCTATGTGCAGTTCTTGGTGGCACATTTGCCATGACAG GAATGCTTGACCGATGGATGTACCGGCTTATCGAGTCAGTCACCAACTCAAAGACCAGAAGTGTACTGCGGTGA
- the LOC136459312 gene encoding RING-H2 finger protein ATL74-like — translation MGVHTKSMSWYMSPPGSPAPGSAAEAQHALSSSPGGSSDASFDSNMVIILAALLFALLFALGLNSLARCLIRWARRAPVGEAGGGAGGLKKRALRSIPVEVYGACGADGAVASDVCAICLGEFADGEKVRVLPRCAHGFHVRCVDTWLLSHDSCPTCRGSVLDGAIAKAAASAPAPAPAAGGSRRQGSEAAAAIAVVIG, via the coding sequence ATGGGCGTGCACACCAAGTCgatgagctggtacatgagcccGCCGGGGTCGCCGGCGCCGGGGAGCGCCGCCGAGGCGCAGCACGCGCTGAGCAGCAGCCCCGGGGGCAGCAGCGACGCCAGCTTCGACAGCAACATGGTCATCATCCTGGCCGCGCTGCTGTTCGCGCTCCTCTTCGCGCTGGGCCTCAACTCGCTGGCGCGCTGCCTCATCCGCTGGGCGCGCCGCGCGCCGGTGGGGGaggccggcggcggggcgggcGGGCTCAAAAAGCGCGCGCTCCGGAGCATCCCCGTCGAGGTGTACGGCGCGTGCGGCGCCGACGGGGCCGTCGCCTCCGACGTCTGCGCCATCTGCCTCGGCGAGTTCGCGGACGGCGAGAAGGTGCGCGTGCTGCCGCGCTGCGCCCACGGCTTCCACGTCCGCTGCGTCGACACCTGGCTCCTGTCGCACGACTCCTGCCCCACGTGCCGGGGCTCCGTGCTCGACGGCGCGATCGCGAAGGCCGCCGCctccgctcccgctcccgctcccgccgccGGGGGCAGCCGGCGGCAGGGCAGCGAGGCGGCTGCTGCCATCGCCGTTGTCATCGGATGA
- the LOC136459313 gene encoding non-specific lipid-transfer protein 2B-like, with amino-acid sequence MAAPKLATLALAVLLAATVVAPPAAVRAAMSCSTVYSTLMPCLPFVQMGGAMPPQPCCGGIRSLLAQADNTPDRRTICGCLKNVANGANGSGTYISRAAALPSKCGVSLPYKISTNVNCNTIN; translated from the exons ATGGCTGCCCCGAAGCTCGCGACGCTGGCGCTGGCCGTGCTCCTGGCGGCGACCGTGGTGGCTCCGCCCGCCGCGGTGCGCGCCGCGATGTCGTGCTCCACGGTGTACAGCACGCTGATGCCGTGCCTGCCGTTCGTCCAGATGGGCGGGGCGATGCCGCCCCAGCCGTGCTGCGGCGGGATCCGCAGCCTGCTGGCGCAGGCCGACAACACCCCCGACCGCCGCACCATCTGCGGCTGCCTCAAGAACGTCGCCAACGGCGCCAACGGCAGCGGCACCTACatcagccgcgccgccgcgctgcccagcaAGTGCGGCGTCTCCCTGCCCTACAAGATCAGCACCAACGTCAACTGCAACAC GATTAACTGA